The segment GGGCTGCGAGCAGGAGCTGGGCTTGGACCTGTCCAAGAAAAGCCCACCCTTGCCCCCTGCCACCCCAGGTCCCCACCTCACTCCCGATGACCCAGCCCAGCTAAGCGACAGCCAACATGGCTCACCCCCTGCGGCCTCTGCCCCTCCCGTTGCCAACAGTGCCTCTTATTCTGAGCTGGGGGGCACCCCCGATGAGCCCATGGATCTGGAGGGGGCTGAGGACAACCACCTGAGCCTGCTGGAGGCGCCTGGCGGGCAGTCTCGGAAGAGCCTCCGGCACTCAACTCGGAAGAAGGAGTGGGGCAAGAAGGAGCCTGTGGCTGGCTCCCCCTTTGAGCGGAGAGAAGTGGGGCCCAAGGGTCCCTGCCCGGGAGAGGAGGGTGAGGGGGTCGGGGACAGGGTTCCCAATGGCATCCTGGCTGGTGGGGCTGGCCCTAGCGGGCCCTATGGGGAGCCCCCCTACCCctgcaaggaggaggaggagaacggCAAGGATGCAAGTGAAGACAGCGCGCAGAGCGGGAGTGAGGGGGGCAGCGGCCACACCAGCGCCCACTACATGTACCGGCAGGAGGGCTACGAGACGGTGTCCTACGGGGACAACTTGTACGTGTGCATCCCCTGCGCCAAGGGCTTCCCCAGCTCCGAGCAGCTCAATGCGCACGTGGAGACTCACACGGAGGAAGAGCTGTTCATCAAGGAAGAGGGGGCCTACGAGACAGGCAGTGGGGGCGCCGAGGAGGAGGCCGAGGACCTTTCGGCACCCAGTGCGGCCTACGCGGCTGAGCCCCGGCCCTTCAAGTGTTCGGTCTGCGAGAAGACCTACAAGGACCCAGCCACACTGCGGCAGCACGAGAAGACGCACTGGCTGACACGGCCCTTCCCCTGCAACATCTGTGGCAAGATGTTCACGCAGCGCGGCACCATGACGCGTCACATGCGGAGCCACCTGGGCCTGAAGCCCTTTGCCTGCGATGAGTGTGGCATGCGCTTCACCCGTCAGTACCGCCTCACGGAGCACATGCGTGTGCACTCGGGCGAGAAGCCTTACGAGTGCCAGCTGTGCGGGGGCAAGTTCACCCAGCAGCGCAACCTCATCAGCCACCTGCGCATGCACACTTCCCCCTCTTAGAAGCCAAAGACCCGCGGGCGCCCTCTGCCACCTTGCTCCCCGGGAACCCATGGAAGGAGAAGCGAGGTGATGCAGTAGCAGGGGCAAGACCCTGGGTCCAGTGGAGGCTCCGGGTGGCCCCTCTGGCCCCCACTGCCCACACCCAGAGCTTTAATGGACAGTCCGTACCAAGCAGAGCCGAGAGGAGGGAAGCCAGGGGTCCCAGCCCGTCTACCTCCCCATCCACCCAGGACCCCAGCTCCCCGCGGGGGCCACCACAAGGCCTGTGGGCTGGGTCACGTGGGTCTCGCTGGGACCTGGTCCCTTTGTTGCAGGCGGCTTGGAGAAAGAGGGCAGTGGGACGCTGGCCACGGCCAGGGTGGTGTTGGGAGCAGGCCTCACCCCGCTAgccgtgtctgtgtgtgtgcacgtgtgcttgTGTCTGTGCGGGCGCGTGCAGCCCTGGTTCTGCAGGGAACTGGTGCTGGGGGTGCACATCTCTCCCTTCTTGAGCCAGGGTGGCACTGCTCACTGGCGCTGGGACAGTCAGGGTGACCCCACCGCCTACCTCTCTACAACTAAAGAGCCCTCTGGGCCTGTGTTGCTGTTATTCCTACTGATCTgttcctctatttttctttttgatttttgttttttaaaccaaaacaaacaatagCTTATTTTCTTCCCGCCCCCTCCGGGGCTGAGCCTGGGTCTGAAGACTGAATGTAACAGGGGCTGCTGGCCCTCCTGCGCGTCCCCCCGGCTCTGGCGCTGCAGGGGTGTCGGCGCGCCACCTCTCCAGGCCCCAGAAGCCCTTCTTGCCCAAAGGCTTCCCTGGTCCCTGAGCCCTGCCTCGGCTGCCTCAGGAGAGAGTGCTTTTCCTGTAGTTTCCAAGGAATATTCTTTGTTTAGAGGTACTTGTTTTTTATTAAGAGAAAAACCAGTGTAACGTTTATGTGACTGTTTGAACTGGAAGGTCTGGGATtccggggggtggggggaggctggACTCGATGCCGGGGCCGTTGGTACTCTTGttttcatttgtgtgtatgtgcgcgcgcgcgcgtgtgtgtgtgtgtgtgtgtatgtgtgtttgtgtgtgtggtgtgtgccgTACGCATGGGCAGATGTTtcgctttccctccctcctcactgAACAAGGTGAAGACTTCTGACCTTTTGCTACCTCTTGAATTCATGACAACAGTATGTTGGTGACTGGCAGTGGAAGCCCTTGACACTCTTGTTTTCCTCCGCTTAGCACCCAGGAAGTCGTGTGCAGGAGCCAGCAGGGCGCCGAGTGGCCCAGTGCCTGCAGCTCACCTGTGGGTTTTCCCTTTGAGCTTTGGGCCACATCCACCCCGAGGGGACCCTGGCACCCTGGGCACACGAGTCTGTTTGTGGTATAGGTGAGGGGTGTCAGGCCCCAGCCTGGAGCCAGGCACTGGGTGCTGACAGGGGAACCATGAGGAGGGTGGCAGGTCTTCGCAGCTCCCGGCCAGGGTGAGGCGGAAGTGAACCCTCATCCTGCCACTCCTACCCTCCATTCCTGCAAGAGTTTGAGCTTGAGAGAGCTGACCACAGGGCTCCCCAGGGAACAGGGATGGCACTTCCCTGAGCAGTCCTGGCCTCCGGCCACCGTCTAGTGGCCCACCTCTCGCCCCTCATCTTGGGCTTCCTCAGCCAGCCTCAGATACTTCATGGGCCCTGAAGTGGGCTCTCAAGGCCAGACCCAGGTTGCTGATCTCAGTGCCACTGTCTTCAGCCAGCTGAAGCTGTGTGGCTGGGCTGGCAGCCTTTATCATCATCTTGcttcaccaatttttttttttgtttgttttctctcttttcatccTGTTTTAAGTTTAGACCAAAAAAATACAGTcatcccctacccccacccttcTAGAGACCCTCCAGCTAAAAACAGAGCCTGAGTTCAGGGACCCAAGTGGTGAGTGGCGTGTTTTGTGGGTGAGGGAGCTTGGGCAGATGAGGCTCTTGGCTGAGCCCTCCCTGTGGCGATCCCAGCCTGAGACAGCCCTTCTTCCCTCCTGGTGGGAAACAGAGGACGACCCTGAGTCTCAGGTGCCAGCAAGTCAGGCTAGGGACCTGGGGGGACGAGGCCCGTGGACTCCACCCATACTCAGTGAGGGGGCCCCTGCTGTCCTGACGCCACCCCACCCCATCAGCACTTAAGCCACACGACACAAAGTCTGTACCGCACGGGAAATGTGCATGCGCCTGGCCGTGTGCGTGGCCTCCCGGGCTGTGGGCAGCTGCATCTGTGAGGTGACTTGTAAAAGTAGGTGATTCCTTTGCAGAACTTCAGGGACTGGGAGCAGAGGCCCCTCACTCAACGACGTTTGTGCGACATAGTATTGTACCCACCTTAGTATTGTATCGagacttttctgtattttaatgagAAAGCAGAACACTAGTTTCCTATTTAAGACTTTAAGGGTTTGTGGGGCGGGGCGGGATTAACACAACAtttggctttgttttctttttcctttgatttcCACGTCAGGTGTGTgcgactgtgtgtgtgtgtgtgtgtgtgtgtgtgtgtggagatgttAAGAGCCTCACAAGGAAACTGGGTtattggaggccaaggcggcttaCAGTTCTCTGCGTTCGTCACTTAATTCCTGAATGTTTCGGAGAAACAGGAATCAGAAAATAGCAGATATCATGTAGGAAAGAGaggataaacaaagaaaaaagaaaaataagctcaTACCCAAATTCACAAAGCCTATTTTTTAAACCAAAGCACATTTTGAATGAGTATGGAACCTCCATGGGCTCAGAAAAAAGATACTAATATATTTATCTCATTGTTTACATAAGCTTTTACAGTTTCAGACCTCAGCAGCTGTAAGGCCAGTCCAGGGAACCCTCCCCTGCTGCTGGAAGCCCTTCTGAGTTGGCCCTGGAGTGGCTCATGGGCAGAGAAGGGTAgccctggggctggggaagggattgGAAGCCTCCCTGGAGTCACCTGAGCCCTCGTCCCCATTCCCAGGGCCCCTCCAAGCCCAGCTGGCACCAAAGAGCTTGGGCCCGTGCTGATCAGCCCCCAAGGCCCTCTGGCCGGACCACGCTGGTCCTGACCAGCTAGCCTACGTGGGGATGGCCATCAGTTCTGGCCACAGGACCTGAGTCTGGGCTTGGGTCCCCCTGCTGCTCTGCCCGTGACCCTTGGGGATGGGTTGATGTGAGGGGTCCCACTCAAGCCAAAAAGCCGGGACCTTTGCACAGCTCAGTCGACTCTTGTGGGTCCCCACTCCTGGGGACCCCCTAACCCCACCCCAGGCAGCGGAAGGGGCTGACTGGGTCTGGCCCTTACCAACAGACGGTGCAAACACTCTTAACAGTGTTGTTTTTGTATCAATATGTTTGTGCAGTgatgaatgtatttatttctcagacttgGGGCGAGTGAGCGGGTGGCAGGCCGGGTTCCGCCACTGCACACTCCCGCTGGACCGAGCCCCAGCAAGGGCTCCTCCAGGAttgcaaaaaaaaggaagagaaaagatgaaCCTTTAAGCAAATAAGAATCTCAGAGACTCGCAGCATAGCCATACACCTCAGCCTGTGAAATGAACAATCCGGACCCTCACCGACTTTCCCCACCTCAGGCAGCCGTGTGTGTTTCCCGTTCATCACCACTCGGGGGCACCGGGCCGCCCACCCACTCCCCCAATCTGTCAGTATTCACTGGACCTCAGGCCCTGTGCAGGAGTGCGATCCGGGCTGGGCTGCTGGGCAGGCTGACCCCCTGCCCTCCTGCGGCCATCCTGAGTTGGGGTGAGGCCTGGGCAGCCAGAGGGCAGGGCTCAGGGAGCAGGAGGCTGCATCCGTCCACCCCCCAGGCGTGGGGGACAAAAGCCAAAGGTGCCAGGCCTTAGAGCAGACCAGGGCTCTCAGCCCTGGCATGCCCCCTAAAGGGACCAAGGTCCTCCTATTTCCCAGAACCCTGTTGGGGTAGATGTTACTGAACCTGTGAATCAGATGCTAGGagtgaggggctggggagggacctAACTGGAGCCTCAGTCTGACATTCCACACCGGGGCGGGGGTGGGCATGAGCCGTGGGAACTGAGGCTGCCCAGGACCCCCTTCCTAGGATGCCCCGGCTTCAGTCACCCCACTTTAACTTTCTACCAGGACCCCCTCCCCCTACCTCACCTTGCTATTTATTGCTGTAATTTATTGACCTCAAAAATGCTGCATAACAGACCTCACTGGGGCAGGGAGGATCCCCAGGGCTCCCACCCTCCACTTGGCGGGCCCTGTGGGGCCAGGTGCTGAGGGGAGCCTCTCTACCCCACCCATCACTAGCTTCCCTCTGCCCTCCTCCACCCTGGCGGGGAGTGGGGGGCCAGGTTGGGCACTGGCTCATTTCTCGCAAATACCTcgaaggggaggggggagggatgggGTTATAGCTGTTTTGTTTAATTGGAACTGGAAGAGGGATCATGTTTTGTTTTATGCCCTTCCCGGAATGGGGGAGGGACACCAGGATCGCACTCCTGTACTGGCCACCGCCGCTGTCACTCGTCACATTGAGTTCGTGTCCCTTGAGAGTTTGTATAAATTCAGGTCAGAGCTGCAGCTACACAGCTGCCCAGTGTCATAGAAAAGCAATTCACCAACGACTGATCTCTCCATTCAGAAGTGTGCAGTCTTAATGTACAGCAATGAGAAACTGTTATTTTATGATCTTTTCATTAAAAGCTTGATTGAAAACTCTGGTGTGGGACCTCCATATTCTGCTTTGGCTGTTCTCTCTAGCAAAGTGACATGGCTTCTAAGTCTTAGAAGGGTGGGGTCTGGGAAGGGCATCTGCCTGCCACTATTCAGTGGTGCTTGGTGGGTCCTGGGGGTGTGCACTGGGCCAGGGAACTAGCACTTTGGTGTCAGCATC is part of the Symphalangus syndactylus isolate Jambi chromosome 18, NHGRI_mSymSyn1-v2.1_pri, whole genome shotgun sequence genome and harbors:
- the HIC2 gene encoding hypermethylated in cancer 2 protein, coding for MVSGPLALRWCAWAGRGDMGPDMELPSHSKQLLLQLNQQRTKGFLCDVIIMVENSIFRAHKNVLAASSIYFKSLVLHDNLINLDTDMVSSTVFQQILDFIYTGKLLPSNQPAEPNFSTLLTAASYLQLPELAALCRRKLKRAGKPFGSARAGSAGMGRPPRSQRLSTASVIQARYQGLVDGRKGAHAPQELPQAKGSDDELFLGGSNQDSVQGLGRAICPAGGEAGLGGCSSSTNGSSGGCEQELGLDLSKKSPPLPPATPGPHLTPDDPAQLSDSQHGSPPAASAPPVANSASYSELGGTPDEPMDLEGAEDNHLSLLEAPGGQSRKSLRHSTRKKEWGKKEPVAGSPFERREVGPKGPCPGEEGEGVGDRVPNGILAGGAGPSGPYGEPPYPCKEEEENGKDASEDSAQSGSEGGSGHTSAHYMYRQEGYETVSYGDNLYVCIPCAKGFPSSEQLNAHVETHTEEELFIKEEGAYETGSGGAEEEAEDLSAPSAAYAAEPRPFKCSVCEKTYKDPATLRQHEKTHWLTRPFPCNICGKMFTQRGTMTRHMRSHLGLKPFACDECGMRFTRQYRLTEHMRVHSGEKPYECQLCGGKFTQQRNLISHLRMHTSPS